The Candidatus Defluviibacterium haderslevense DNA window ATTTAATGTAATTAAATGAGGGTATGCAGACAAAATGGTTTTAGAATCATCAGTAGATCCATCATTAATAATAATAATATTTGAAGTATAAGATAGGATTTGATCAATCGTATTTTTTAAAGTTTCTGCATTATTATATGTTGGAATGAGAACACATACTTTTCTTGAATTGAAGAGTGATTTATAATCTATTATTTCGGTCATAATTAATATTTATAAACAGCTTTAATAAGCTTAAAAAAAGTGATTTGACCTGAAAATATAGAAGCAGTATTAATATATACTTCAGACTCAGAAAAAGTATAATTAATTTCAACCTGCAGATTGATATGTTCGTTTGGATTTATTGGAGTTAAAAACTTTAGCTTGTTAATTGAAATAACATTCATCGATAAATTTAAATGATATTCAGTTAATTCTTTAATCATTTGCAATGTAAATACACCAGGAACAATAGGAAAATCAGGAAAGTGTCCATCAAATATTTCGTGATCCTTATTTAATTTTATTTCAAATAGGAGTATATTAGATTCCTTTTGTGAAAAATGACTAATGAAGAAGAAATCATCTTTGAGCATTTATTGAACGATTTGTTTTAATGATAAATTAAAATGATAATTCATATGTGTTATAAAAAGAGAATCAGGAAAATTATTTTTTGTTCCAAAACATTTAATTTCAGTTTGTTTTTTATTTTTATTAAAGCATTCTAATGATAAAAGTTGATCGCAAAGTGTATCCGTGATGTAAACATTTTTAAAATGATTATATTCATAGGTGTGATAAAGTTTACTATTGTTGTTAAAAATTTTTGCCGGATTACTGTTTTGATATCCTACAAGTAATCCAAGGTCAGTCTTTAACTGATTAATGACTGGTTTTTTATCTAAGAAATCAATTATAGAGATAATTTTAAATTGATTTTGTGTGAATTGGAAATCAAAATAACTGTTTCCAAATTCATTTGTAAAAACAATTCTTGTCGTGCTATCCGGCATCTTTTTTAAAAGTAACAAACCACTTAAATTTTTATTGAGTATTTCAATATTGGTGTTAAAAACAATAAAATCAAAATTAGGAAATATATTATTCTGACAAGTATTATTGGGAATCATTTGATTATAATCTGAATATGGAAATTTAGTAGAAGAGCAAGAAAAAAGTAATGTAAAAATTAAATATAGATGGATCTTATTCATTAAAAACAGTTGATTCAAATTAATATTTAATTGGTTAAACGCCATTATAGAATTATTTTAAAATATAAATATCATCGGATAAAGATGGATTTAAGACTTTATTGGTGAATTGGAGTTCTGTATTATCACCAGATATTTCTATTAAATTTAGTTTATTAACTGTATAATTTTTTTTATCAATATAAATTTGAATTGTTTGAAAGAGACTCTTCATTTCTTTTTTATTTGGAATTAATTGAAGCAAAAAAATGGTTTCATTTTCAAACAATGATGTATTAAAATCCTTATTATTAATAACAGTTCCTTGAACGCATTCCAGTATTAATTTATTAATTTGATTAAATGCTTTGTTGCTTTTTGCAGAATAGGTGTTTAATTTATTATCCTTTTTAATATAAATTGTATTATTATTAATAACAAGTAAGTATTTATATGGTGTGAGATATTCCATACGAACTTTATTGTTTTTCTTAAATGAGAATTGGCCTTTGCTGACAATTTTTTCAGCAAGCATTTTTAAATTTTTCGTTTGTGTAAAATCTGAAGTTATGCTAAAAATCGACTGTGATTCTTGATTAAATTTAGTTTTAAATGGGTTGAGATCTTTGACTATTTTATATCCCGAGGGTTGAGCATTGACCAAGGAAAAACAAGCAATGAATAAAAACGATAAGCTAAATTTACTCATATGGGTTGCAATTTAATAATTTCGAAATTGGAATAATTTGGTAGCCTTCATTATAGCAATATTCAATAAATGGGCTTAAGACTTGAGTGATTACAAATTGGGTATCATGAAATAAAAAAACGGCTCCTGGCTCTAATTGCTTTTTAATTTTATTTAATAACTTTTGTGGATCTTTAGAAATGGTATCCAAAGATCTGGCACTCCAACCAATAGGAATAAAATTTAATTCTTTGATGGCTGCGGCAATATTGGGATTTGTTACTCCAAAGGGAGGTCTGAATAATTTTATTTTTTTATGAATGATTTGTTCAATTAATACTGAATTGGATAAAAGTTCTACTTTAACTTTCTTTTTACTTAATAAACCAAAGTGAAATGGATGATTATAAGTATGATTTCCTATTATGTGACCTTCTTGATCCATTTTCAATAGCAAATTTTTATTTTGCTCAATATTTTTTCCAATACAAAAAAAAGTAGCTGGTGTATTATGGTTTTTCAGAATATCTAAGATGTTATTAGTATATAAAGGGGACGGACCGTCATCAAAACTGATAGCAATACATTTTTTTTGATTATTTCCTTGAGTTAAAATAGGTATAAAAAAATTCGAACCGATATATGCGGAGCCATATACAATAAGTATTATAAAGGCAATATTGGTGATTAAAAATATTATAAGTGGTATCGATACAAAAAAATGGATTGATAATAAGAAAGTCATTATTACTAAATAAGCCAGTATTGTGTTTTTGAAATTTAACATGCACTTAAAAGTATAAATGAGTGGTGGGTGTTTCTATAATGATTATGAATAAGTATTGATTTAATGGATTTATTATCTGTAATTTTTGAATATTCTATACCAAGGATGGATGTGTTAGTTAATATGGAAGATGCAATATATAAAGCAAAGGCACTTGCAGTATTATATTCTCCGCAGACAGATTTGAAAGCAAAATATTTAGATTCGAAATCAAACGAAGATAATAGATGTTGACTTATCCTGTCATCATTAGGATCACCATTGTGAGCACTTAAAACAAGATCAACATTACTAACTTGGTTTGCAGTAAATATTGATTTTAGTGCGGTATAGATTTGATCAATCGTTTTAAAGGAAAGTGTTTTAATAGATAATATTTTTGCGTAGCTGGTTTCAGTTTTTTGATTCGAAAGTACAAAAAAAGACGAACCTTCTCCAGCGTATGGTTTACTACTGTTTGTTGTGGAATTAGATTCAACAGGAAGCGAACAGAAATGACCTAAACGACTTAAAATTTTGTAACTGGCCTCTGTCGTTTCATCAGCACCACCAACAAGTACAGTATTATATGATTGTTCCTGCAATAAGAGTTGAGCATCCATTAAAGCTGATTCAAAAGAAATATTTCGATGAACATAGGTTGCATTATAACCTTGACATTTATGCAATAATGCAATTTGTCCAGCTAAGGAATTATGAGTTGAGAAAATAAAAGGTGTTGGACTTAGAGCTTCTTCTTTATTTTCTATCATTTGATTTAAAAAGGAATTGGTATCATCCAGACAACCAAACCCAGTACCAACGATAATGGCTTCAGGTTTATTTTGTTTTGCAGTCTTAAGAGCCATTAAGGAAGCAGTAACACCCATCTTAACCATTTTGCTCATTCTACGAATAAGTTTGGCATCGATATAAACACTATAATTGGGTTCAATGGCTAATAACTTATTGGAGGCATCATGAACGGATGAATCTGAAGAAATATTTCCTATCCCATTGATATAAATATCCATGTTATAAGCTTGAAAAGATGAGTGAAGAACAATTACCACCAAAGCCAAACGAATTGGAAAGAACATGAGTTAGTTTAACATTTTCTTGAATTTTCGTTACAGGTGATATGTGAAAGGGTTCAATGCTGGAATTAAAATTATAATTTGGTGGAATAAAATGATGTTGAATTGCTAAAACAGAAATGACAGCTTCTACTGCGCCGCTCGCACCGAGCGTGTGTCCAGTAAAAGATTTCGTAGAACTTACAGGTGGAATGTTATCTTGAAATAAATTTTTTACTGCCTGACTTTCTGCCTGATCATTATTTTGAGTACCTGTGCCGTGCATATTAATGTAATCTATTTGACCAGGCTGGATATTGGCTTTTTTTATAGCGCCTTGCATAGCTAAAAAAGGACCTTGGCCATCATCTGAAAGAGCCGTTTGGTGATACGAATCATTTGAATTACTATAACCAGAAACAACAACAGAACTTGATAAGCCTAGGAAAGTCACTGCTTTTTCGTTTAAAAGTAAAACATAGGCAGCGCCTTCACCTAAATTAAGTCCTTGACGATCCTGATCCAACGGTTTACATTGATTTTTATCAAGAATCATAAGGGAATTAAATCCATTTAAAGTAAACCGGGTCAATGCATCTACTCCACCAGCAATAACCACATCAAGTTGATTAGCTTTAATTAAACGGGTACCAAGCATGATGGCATTTGCAGAAGAAGAACAAGCAGTACTTAATGTAGTCACAAAATCATGGATACCAAATTTTGAAGCTACGTAATCTGTTGCTTTTCCATTATCATGGTGAATCACCTGACTAAGGTCACCGGATTCAGGATCCTGATTATAAGACTCAAAAAAAGTTTCTGTTTTATCCATTCCCCCTACAGTACTTGCAGAAATAAAACCAACATTTAGCTCGTGTAATTTATCCATTGAAATATGAGATAAGGTTTCTAGAACTGCATGATAACTTAATAGTATAGTCCTGCTTAATTTCGGTGATAGATTGAGCTGCTGAGCTAATTCTGAATTGCTTAATTTGACTTCTCCTAGAGGGAATGTATGATTATGTCGTGTTTCTAAATATGTGGTTGAATGAATTCCAGATCTGTGTTCCTTAAAACTTTGTATCGTTTCCGAAATATTATTTCCAATTGCGGAAATAATACCAAGGCCACCTATATAAACATGATTATCTGAAGTCAATTGGAGATTATTTATTTCTTTTAGAAAGGGTTCAAAAAAACAGATAAAAAGAAAAAGTGATAATTATTTTTTATGCTCCATAATATAATGAGCCATTGTAGACACAGATTTAAAAACGGATGGTCCGTCTTCAGCACGAGTTAACTTAATACCATATTGTTGTTGTAACAAAACGATGAGTTCAAGTGCATCAATCGAATCCAAGCCTAGTCCTTCCATAAATAAAGGTTGATCATCACCTATTTCTTCTGGCTTGACATCTTTTAGATTTAATTGTTCTACAATTTGTTGTTTTAATTTTGACATTAACTCATGCATATGATTGACTTTTATAATAATTATTTTGAATGTTATTTATCGAAAATTCCGGAACAGTTAGATCTTGATTGGCTTCAACTAAATACATAAAGCATTCATATTGATTATCCAATAGTTCAACCCATCCACCAATACAAGCATCAATATGATGTTGATGGAATAAACTCATTATATAGTCTACCTGAGTATTGATTTCGAAATCATCAGAAATGAAAAAAGTATTTTCACCTTTGATACCATGTCTGATACAGATTTCACCATTGACGATATTGGGAAGTGTATAGACAAAAGTAGCAGGACTTGGAATTCCTTGATGCATTAAGTCAGCATATTTTAGATCTGTATCTAAGCTTGAACTTTGGTTAGCGAGAATGAGGCCGATTTTATCCGGGGCATATCGGGATAAAAGGGATTGACCCTGCAATAGAAATTCAGCCGCTATAAAACCCAGTTTGGCGAGTCGATCCATTTTAAAAAACTTAGGGTAGTTGAATTTAAAGTTCCGATAAGCTAATTCAATGAAGGAATCGAAAGATTCTTCTGTAGTATGATACACAGTCTGATGATCTATATAAATGGTATTGTTTTTTATAGAACAGCACTTGATCATTTTGAGATGCGTGTGGGTCATTAGGCGTTAGAATCTTCTGGCAAAAGTAGTCTAAATAGCTCAAATTTGGGAATAAAAATATGAATACGGATCCCTGAAAGCAGATATTGAATTTATACAATGAGTTGATTGTTAAATCAATAGCTTTATTAATCATTATTTATAGAAACATCAGAACTCCTTGCTCTACACAAACTAAATGTGCGATAAAAAAGTCATTTTGGTTGTTTGACATTCTCTTAATGTTTTAAATATACGTGCCTATGACCAACTTTTTGTTCTTTTTTCATGAAAAAAAAGAACCAAAAATTCTAGGCTGTAAGGTCTAAGCCTAAAATGATTTCATGAAACCTAAATTCAAAAAACTCGCCTTGGGCCTTCTTTTTTTTGCATAGTATAACACTTGCTCAGCTCG harbors:
- a CDS encoding polysaccharide deacetylase family protein, whose product is MTFLLSIHFFVSIPLIIFLITNIAFIILIVYGSAYIGSNFFIPILTQGNNQKKCIAISFDDGPSPLYTNNILDILKNHNTPATFFCIGKNIEQNKNLLLKMDQEGHIIGNHTYNHPFHFGLLSKKKVKVELLSNSVLIEQIIHKKIKLFRPPFGVTNPNIAAAIKELNFIPIGWSARSLDTISKDPQKLLNKIKKQLEPGAVFLFHDTQFVITQVLSPFIEYCYNEGYQIIPISKLLNCNPYE
- a CDS encoding beta-ketoacyl-[acyl-carrier-protein] synthase family protein; translated protein: MTSDNHVYIGGLGIISAIGNNISETIQSFKEHRSGIHSTTYLETRHNHTFPLGEVKLSNSELAQQLNLSPKLSRTILLSYHAVLETLSHISMDKLHELNVGFISASTVGGMDKTETFFESYNQDPESGDLSQVIHHDNGKATDYVASKFGIHDFVTTLSTACSSSANAIMLGTRLIKANQLDVVIAGGVDALTRFTLNGFNSLMILDKNQCKPLDQDRQGLNLGEGAAYVLLLNEKAVTFLGLSSSVVVSGYSNSNDSYHQTALSDDGQGPFLAMQGAIKKANIQPGQIDYINMHGTGTQNNDQAESQAVKNLFQDNIPPVSSTKSFTGHTLGASGAVEAVISVLAIQHHFIPPNYNFNSSIEPFHISPVTKIQENVKLTHVLSNSFGFGGNCSSLIFSSL
- a CDS encoding 3-oxoacyl-ACP synthase, with the translated sequence MTHTHLKMIKCCSIKNNTIYIDHQTVYHTTEESFDSFIELAYRNFKFNYPKFFKMDRLAKLGFIAAEFLLQGQSLLSRYAPDKIGLILANQSSSLDTDLKYADLMHQGIPSPATFVYTLPNIVNGEICIRHGIKGENTFFISDDFEINTQVDYIMSLFHQHHIDACIGGWVELLDNQYECFMYLVEANQDLTVPEFSINNIQNNYYKSQSYA
- a CDS encoding acyl carrier protein encodes the protein MHELMSKLKQQIVEQLNLKDVKPEEIGDDQPLFMEGLGLDSIDALELIVLLQQQYGIKLTRAEDGPSVFKSVSTMAHYIMEHKK
- a CDS encoding hydroxymyristoyl-ACP dehydratase encodes the protein MLKDDFFFISHFSQKESNILLFEIKLNKDHEIFDGHFPDFPIVPGVFTLQMIKELTEYHLNLSMNVISINKLKFLTPINPNEHINLQVEINYTFSESEVYINTASIFSGQITFFKLIKAVYKY
- a CDS encoding beta-ketoacyl synthase chain length factor: MDIYINGIGNISSDSSVHDASNKLLAIEPNYSVYIDAKLIRRMSKMVKMGVTASLMALKTAKQNKPEAIIVGTGFGCLDDTNSFLNQMIENKEEALSPTPFIFSTHNSLAGQIALLHKCQGYNATYVHRNISFESALMDAQLLLQEQSYNTVLVGGADETTEASYKILSRLGHFCSLPVESNSTTNSSKPYAGEGSSFFVLSNQKTETSYAKILSIKTLSFKTIDQIYTALKSIFTANQVSNVDLVLSAHNGDPNDDRISQHLLSSFDFESKYFAFKSVCGEYNTASAFALYIASSILTNTSILGIEYSKITDNKSIKSILIHNHYRNTHHSFILLSAC
- a CDS encoding outer membrane lipoprotein carrier protein LolA, with the protein product MSKFSLSFLFIACFSLVNAQPSGYKIVKDLNPFKTKFNQESQSIFSITSDFTQTKNLKMLAEKIVSKGQFSFKKNNKVRMEYLTPYKYLLVINNNTIYIKKDNKLNTYSAKSNKAFNQINKLILECVQGTVINNKDFNTSLFENETIFLLQLIPNKKEMKSLFQTIQIYIDKKNYTVNKLNLIEISGDNTELQFTNKVLNPSLSDDIYILK